A segment of the Lelliottia amnigena genome:
TAGCTTTTTAATATCTGGTTGAGGCGCATTTTTATCGGTTATCGAGTTCACTTTCTCTTCGATTCTCGATTGTGAGCGCACCTCAATTTTAGCTAAATCTCTTTTTGCAGCTCTTGACCAGATAATCTTCATCCGTACCTCCACTGTACGCCCCTGCATTTTATAAGGAAATAATAAGATTATTAGTTAAATTCTGATTTTCTTATGCAGGTACTGTAAAGCGCAGAAAAGACGGGGGAAAGCGGCAAAATGCAGGGTGTCGGGATGGCTCGCAAACGCCTCTGCCGGTCGACAGAGGCGTGCAAAAAGGCGGAATTGCTATCGCAAATTTCTCAGGCGTTTAACCCACCATCCACATCCAGACCGGTGCCAGAAATCTGTCCGGCCTGTGGACTGGCGAGAAACGTCACTGCCGCCGCAATATCCTCCGGCGTACCGTAATGTCCGGTAGCAATCAGCTGACGCTGTGAGTCGGCCTGTTCGCCATCCGCCGGATTCATATCGCTATCCGTTGGGCCAGGATGCACCAGGTTGACGGTGATTCCCCGTGGTCCCAGGTCGCGCGCCAGGCCACGTGTCAGGGAGTTAAGCGCCGATTTGCTCATTGAATACACGGAGATTCCCGGCTGAGCCACGCGATTGGCCAAACAGCTGCCAATGTTGATGATGCGCCCGCCGTCTTTGAGATGCGCAAGGGCGGCCTGGATGGCGATCACGACGCCGCGAATATTCACGTTGATCACCGCGTCGATATCGTCCAGTGACATGGATTCCAGCGGGCCACCGCGCGCGATCCCGGCGTTGTTGACCAGAATATCCAGCCCGCCCAAGGTTTGCGCCGTTTGGTTAACCGCCTGCTGAATAGCCTGAGCGCTTGCGCTGTCCGCCTGAATGGCCTCGCTGCGCCGTCCAAGCGCGGCGATTTCATAGGCGACAGCCTGGGCTTTATCGGCGGATTTTTCATAGGTGATAACCACATCGGCACCT
Coding sequences within it:
- the fabG_1 gene encoding short-chain dehydrogenase/reductase SDR, with amino-acid sequence MQIDLTGKKALVTGASRGLGRAIALSLARAGADVVITYEKSADKAQAVAYEIAALGRRSEAIQADSASAQAIQQAVNQTAQTLGGLDILVNNAGIARGGPLESMSLDDIDAVINVNIRGVVIAIQAALAHLKDGGRIINIGSCLANRVAQPGISVYSMSKSALNSLTRGLARDLGPRGITVNLVHPGPTDSDMNPADGEQADSQRQLIATGHYGTPEDIAAAVTFLASPQAGQISGTGLDVDGGLNA